Proteins from a genomic interval of Crassostrea angulata isolate pt1a10 chromosome 7, ASM2561291v2, whole genome shotgun sequence:
- the LOC128157106 gene encoding uncharacterized protein LOC128157106 has protein sequence MTIDDICRTAYAMAEMLKIKHPFSKTKAKAGYDLYEGFMHRHPQLAIRKPEGLSAARGMMLNKHVVTSYFQMLEDTMNKLKLFDKGSQIYNVDETGINTVHTPAKIIGLRGTRAIHSKTSGDRGENVTAVICASASGSYIPPMIIFKGQRLNRGLVANAPPGALFATSKSSFIDRELFEHWFKYHFMKYLPSHRPVLLIMDGHSSHISLEILQLAKENEIEILCLPPHTTSELQPMDKCVFKPLKTEYNKACMQFLKENPGRIVTRYDFCGLFTIAYHKVCTMLNAASAFRATGIFPFNPSIIPEEVFGPSIVSHLPSQEGDCKPEEN, from the coding sequence ATGACAATTGATGATATTTGTAGAACTGCATACGCCATGGCagaaatgttgaaaattaaGCACCCTTTCAGTAAAACCAAAGCAAAAGCAGGATATGATTTGTATGAGGGCTTCATGCATCGACATCCACAACTTGCAATTAGAAAACCCGAGGGACTCTCAGCAGCACGGGGTATGATGTTAAATAAGCACGTCGTGACGTCCTACTTTCAAATGTTAGAGGATACAATgaacaagttaaagctttttgACAAAGGGTCTCAGATTTACAATGTTGATGAGACTGGAATAAACACTGTCCACACGCCAGCGAAGATCATAGGACTGAGGGGCACACGAGCTATCCACAGCAAGACCAGTGGAGATCGGGGAGAAAATGTCACGGCGGTTATCTGTGCCAGTGCATCTGGATCATACATTCCTCCCATGATTATTTTCAAGGGACAACGCTTAAACAGGGGTTTGGTTGCAAATGCCCCTCCAGGCGCACTATTTGCTACCAGTAAGTCTTCATTCATTGACAGGGAGCTATTTGAGCACTGGTTTAAATACCACTTTATGAAATATCTTCCTTCACATCGACCAGTTTTACTGATAATGGATGGACACTCATCTCATATCAGCTTGGAAATACTTCAGCTGGCCAAGGAAAACGAGATTGAGATTCTCTGCCTACCACCCCATACAACTAGTGAACTTCAGCCTATGGACAAGTGCGTGTTTAAACCACTGAAAACAGAGTATAACAAAGCCTGCATGCAGTTCTTGAAAGAAAACCCAGGGCGGATAGTAACAAGATATGACTTTTGTGGACTGTTCACGATAGCCTATCATAAAGTTTGCACGATGCTTAATGCTGCTAGCGCCTTTCGTGCTACTggaattttccctttcaacCCCTCAATAATACCTGAAGAGGTGTTTGGACCATCCATAGTTTCTCATTTACCAAGTCAAGAAGGCGACTGTAAACCTGAAGAAAACTAA
- the LOC128157076 gene encoding alpha-N-acetylgalactosaminidase-like has product MENKLLLLLCLTVLNVFLVITVESLDNGLAIQPPMGWMAWERFRCNTNCTEDPDNCISEKLIVQMCDKMVAGGFRDAGYTYIALDDCWAEKRRDPLTGKLVPDRTRFPRGMKALADYVHRQGMKLGIYSDMGTKTCKEYPGSEFYIQTDAQTFADWGVDMLKLDCCYGGSGMEIGYETMGFFLNKTGRPVLYSCSYPVCLGGHVIYERVAKTCNMWRNAIDLTDSWDRVYKVIRIYGDDIGNFSSAAGPGHWNDADQLMVGDFGLSKGQQTAQIVMWAMWSVPLFMSVDLRDIGVFAEELLLNLDIIAINQDWAGSPSYRVWQDKRLPVTTDIIEGWIKHLSDGTTAIAILNGSNYGEPATVVKTPRQLGLLENTSYIFCNVLTSEKSGPFNDTVPMKVRIPATSVYFVVATELE; this is encoded by the exons ATGGAGAATAAGTTGCTTCTACTCCTCTGCTTGACCGTGCTGAACGTATTTCTGGTCATCACGGTTGAGAGTTTAGACAATGGATTGGCTATTCAGCCCCCAATGGGATGGATGGCGTGGGAAAGATTCCGATGTAACACTAACTGCACTGAGGACCCAGATAACTGCATCAG TGAGAAGCTGATAGTTCAGATGTGTGATAAAATGGTAGCGGGTGGTTTCAGGGATGCTGGGTACACCTACATCGCTTTAGATGACTGCTGGGCGGAGAAAAGGAGGGACCCACTGACAGGAAAACTGGTCCCCGACCGAACCCGTTTCCCAAGGGGCATGAAGGCTCTCGCAGATTAT GTTCATAGGCAGGGGATGAAGTTAGGAATTTACAGTGACATGGGAACCAAAACCTGTAAAGAATACCCGGGGTCAGAGTTCTACATACAGACAGACGCTCAAACCTTCGCCGACTGGGGCGTGGACATGCTGAAGCTTGACTGCTGCTATGGGGGCAGTGGGATGGAGATAG GATATGAAACAATGGGATTTTTCCTTAACAAGACCGGAAGGCCAGTACTGTACTCTTGTAGCTACCCTGTGTGTTTAGGCGGGCAT GTAATTTATGAGAGAGTTGCCAAGACATGCAACATGTGGCGTAATGCTATTGATTTAACGGATAGCTGGGACAGGGTATACAAAGTAATCCGGATATATGGAGACGACATCGGGAATTTTTCCTCAGCGGCCGGACCAGGACACTGGAACGATGCGGATCAG CTAATGGTGGGAGACTTTGGCCTGAGTAAGGGACAACAGACGGCACAGATTGTGATGTGGGCCATGTGGTCAGTTCCACTGTTCATGTCCGTAGACCTCCGGGATATTGGCGTGTTTGCCGAGGAGTTACTCCTCAATTTAGACATCATTGCCATCAACCAGGACTGGGCGGGGTCCCCAAGCTACAGGGTGTGGCAAGACAAGAGATTACCC GTGACTACTGACATCATAGAGGGGTGGATAAAGCACCTCAGTGACGGAACCACTGCCATAGCCATATTAAATGGATCTAACTATGGGGAGCCCGCAACAGTGGTTAAGACCCCTCGCCAGCTCGGCCTTCTGGAAAACACGTCGTACATTTTCTGTAATGTGCTGACCTCGGAAAAGTCTGGGCCCTTTAATGACACTGTCCCCATGAAGGTCAGAATTCCAGCCACTAGTGTGTACTTTGTTGTGGCCACTGAACTAGAATAA